A part of Brassica rapa cultivar Chiifu-401-42 chromosome A05, CAAS_Brap_v3.01, whole genome shotgun sequence genomic DNA contains:
- the LOC103866581 gene encoding uncharacterized protein LOC103866581, translating to MLGNFTIHQNLKAKYAKMKREGRQHSFVRTGMIHQSGFNPSPSNKFVNRLDSPPAFGVFTKVPSKPTNHSKSTRKCERAKYSKCHVSPAMKSAVTSKGGQKLKSTDWWVEGKLNQLIGSDSSSTSDILDTLCGEDYSGHVYDYDC from the coding sequence ATGCTTGGTAATTTTACAATTCATCAAAATCTCAAAGCAAAATACGCAAAAATGAAGAGAGAAGGTCGTCAACACAGCTTCGTTAGGACCGGGATGATTCACCAGTCGGGATTTAATCCGAGTCCCTCCAATAAATTTGTGAATCGGCTTGATTCACCACCCGCTTTTGGAGTATTTACCAAAGTACCATCAAAGCCTACCAATCATTCAAAATCCACAAGAAAATGTGAGCGTGCCAAGTACAGTAAATGCCATGTGTCACCGGCTATGAAGTCTGCCGTTACATCCAAGGGTGGCCAAAAGTTAAAGTCGACCGATTGGTGGGTTGAGGGTAAGCTAAACCAGCTGATCGGGTCGGACTCCTCCTCTACTAGTGATATTTTGGATACATTATGTGGTGAAGATTATAGTGGTCATGTTTATGATTATGATTGTTAA
- the LOC103866582 gene encoding uncharacterized protein LOC103866582, with protein MKKEGHQHGFVRTGMIHPPGFSPRPSNQFMNRLDSPPASGEHTKVPSKPTHHSKFTGKHERSKYSNCHVLPAMKSADTSKGRQKLKSTDWWVDDKLDRLTGSGASSARDILDTIGGEGYGGHDYDDDDDC; from the coding sequence atgaaaaaggaagGTCATCAACACGGTTTCGTTCGGACCGGGATGATTCATCCGCCAGGATTTAGTCCAAGACCCTCCAACCAATTCATGAACCGGCTTGATTCGCCACCGGCTTCAGGAGAACATACCAAAGTGCCATCAAAACCTACCCACCATTCTAAATTTACAGGAAAACATGAGCGTTCCAAGTATAGCAATTGCCATGTATTGCCGGCTATGAAGTCTGCTGACACATCCAAGGGTCGCCAAAAGTTAAAGTCGACAGATTGGTGGGTTGATGATAAGCTAGATCGGCTCACCGGTTCGGGTGCCTCCTCTGCTAGAGATATTTTGGATACAATAGGTGGTGAAGGTTATGGTGGTCATGAttatgatgatgacgatgactGTTAA
- the LOC103866584 gene encoding villin-2, whose product MSGSTKVLDPAFQGAGQKPGTEIWRIENFEAVPVPKSEHGKFYMGDTYIVLQTTQNKGGAYLFDIHFWIGKDTSQDEAGTAAVKTVELDAVLGGRAVQHREIQGHESDKFLSYFKPCIIPLEGGVASGFKTPEEEVFETRLYTCKGKRAIRLKQVPFARSSLNHDDVFILDTKEKIYQFNGANSNIQERAKALEVVQYLKDKYHEGTCDVAIVDDGKLDTESDSGEFWVLFGGFAPIGRKVANDDDIIPESTPPKLYSIIDGQMEAIDGDLTKSMLENTKCYLLDCGAEVFIWVGRVTQVDERKAASQSVEDYLASENRPKATRVTRVIQGYESHSFKSNFDSWPSGSSAPSNEEGRGKVAALLKQQGVGLKGIAKSAPVNEDVPPLLEAGGKLEVWYVNGKAKTPLPKEDIGKLYSGDCYLVLYTYHSGERKDEFFLCCWFGKNSTQDDQETALRLANTMSNSLKGRPVQGRIYEGKEPPQFVALFQPMIILKGGLSSGYKNMVEEKGSADETYTPDSIALIQVSGTGVHNHKALQVEPVATSLNSYECFLLQSGTSMFLWHGNQSAHELLELAAKVAEILKPGMTLKHAKEGTESSTFWFALGGKQNFTSKKAASETVRDPHLYSFSINRGKFQVEEIYNFAQDDLLTEDVYLLDTHAEVFVWVGQCVDPKEKQTVFEIGQKYVERAGSLEGLSPKVPLYKITEGNEPCFFTTYFSWDSTKAIVQGNSFQKKAALLFGTHHVVEDKSSGGNQGLRQRAEALAALNSAFNSSGSKPSYSSQDRSSGSQEGPRQRAEALAALTSAFNSSGPSSKSPPPPRPAGTSQASQRAAAVAALSQVLVAENPKSTDTSPTRRSTSSNPADENEEADASEEASHETKVEEEVSPAVEEPEAKQEETAEQDDSVIDASGATFTYEQLRAKSEIPVTGIDFKQREAYLSEEEFQSVFGMEKEAFNNLPRWKQDLLKRKFDLF is encoded by the exons ATGTCTGGGTCAACGAAAGTACTGGATCCTGCTTTTCAAGGAGCTGGACAGAAACC AGGAACTGAAATATGGAGAATCGAGAATTTTGAAGCTGTTCCAGTGCCAAAGTCTGAGCATGGAAAGTTTTATATGGGAGACACTTACATTGTCTTGCAG ACCACACAGAACAAAGGAGGTGCGTATCTGTTTGATATTCATTTCTGGATTGGGAAAGACACTAGTCAG GATGAAGCTGGAACAGCAGCTGTTAAGACAGTTGAACTCGACGCGGTTCTCGGAGGCCGTGCTGTCCAACACAGGGAGATTCAAGGTCACGAGTCTGACAAATTCTTGTCTTACTTCAAGCCATGTATTATACCTTTAGAGGGTGGTGTTGCGTCTGGTTTCAAAACACCTGAAGAAGAGGTGTTCGAAACACGGTTGTATACTTGCAAAGGCAAACGTGCAATCCGTTTGAAGCAG GTTCCTTTTGCCCGCTCATCGCTGAATCATGATGATGTGTTTATCTTGGACACCAAGGAAAAGATCTACCAGTTCAACGGTGCTAATTCAAACATCCAGGAGAGAGCCAAAGCTTTGGAAGTCGTTCAGTATTTGAAAGACAAGTATCATGAAGGAACTTGTGATGTTGCCATTGTTG ATGATGGAAAATTAGATACAGAATCAGATTCTGGTGAGTTTTGGGTCCTCTTTGGTGGTTTTGCTCCAATAGGAAGGAAAGTTGCtaatgatgatgatatcatccctGAGTCAACTCCACCTAAGCTTTACAG CATCATTGATGGTCAGATGGAAGCTATAGACGGTGATCTAACCAAATCTATGCTGGAGAACACTAAGTGTTACCTCTTGGACTGTGGTGCTGAGGTTTTTATCTGGGTTGGCCGAGTAACTCAAGTGGATGAGAGGAAAGCTGCTAGTCAATCTGttgag GACTATCTTGCAAGTGAAAACAGGCCAAAGGCAACACGTGTCACACGTGTCATCCAAGGCTATGAGTCTCACTCTTTCAAGTCTAACTTTGACTCTTGGCCATCAGGCTCATCCGCTCCTAGTAACGAAGAAGGACGAGGAAAAGTCGCTG CTTTGTTGAAGCAACAAGGTGTTGGGCTCAAGGGGATTGCGAAAAGTGCACCAGTGAATGAGGATGTTCCACCTCTTCTTGAAGCTGGTGGAAAGTTGGAG GTTTGGTATGTTAATGGCAAAGCTAAGACTCCGTTACCTAAAGAAGATATTGGCAAGCTCTATTCTGGGGACTGCTACTTGGTCCTTTACACCTATCATTCTGGTGAAAGGAAAGACGAGTTTTTCTTGTGCTGCTGGTTTGGAAAGAATAGCACTCAG GATGACCAAGAAACAGCACTTAGACTGGCGAATACAATGTCAAACTCGTTGAAGGGAAGACCTGTGCAG GGACGTATATACGAGGGTAAAGAGCCTCCACAGTTTGTTGCTCTTTTCCAGCCTATGATTATCCTAAAG GGTGGTTTGAGCTCTGGTTACAAGAACATGGTGGAAGAGAAAGGTTCAGCAGATGAAACCTACACACCAGACTCGATTGCACTGATTCAAGTATCTGGAACTGGAGTTCACAATCATAAGGCACTTCAAGTTGAACCG GTGGCAACATCTTTAAACTCTTATGAGTGCTTCCTACTGCAATCTGGTACTTCCATGTTCCTATGGCATGGAAACCAAAGTGCGCATGAACTGCTGGAACTAGCTGCTAAAGTTGCTGAGATCTTGAAG CCTGGGATGACTCTCAAGCATGCCAAAGAAGGAACAGAGAGCTCAACCTTTTGGTTTGCACTTGGAGGAAAGCAGAACTTCACCAGCAAGAAGGCAGCATCTGAGACTGTCAGAGATCCTCACTTATACTCATTTTCTATCAACAGag GAAAGTTTCAG GTTGAAGAGATCTACAACTTTGCTCAAGATGACCTCTTGACAGAGGATGTATATTTGCTCGACACTCATGCTGAAGTCTTTGTCTGGGTTGGTCAATGTGTTGACCCCAAGGAGAAGCAAACTGTGTTTGAGATTGGCCAA AAATACGTTGAACGTGCTGGATCCTTGGAGGGCTTGTCTCCTAAAGTTCCACTCTACAAAATTACCGAAGGGAACGAACCATGCTTCTTCACCACTTACTTTTCTTGGGACTCCACTAAAGCTATT GTGCAAGGAAACTCATTCCAGAAGAAAGCAGCCTTGTTATTTGGCACTCACCACGTTGTGGAG GATAAGTCTAGCGGTGGGAACCAAGGACTAAGGCAAAGAGCTGAAGCACTAGCTGCCTTGAATTCTGCATTTAATTCTTCTGGTAGCAAGCCATCATATTCG AGCCAGGACAGATCAAGCGGAAGTCAAGAGGGTCCAAGACAAAGAGCTGAAGCTTTAGCCGCCTTGACATCAGCGTTCAATTCTTCTGGACCATCATCTaaatctcctccaccaccgaGGCCAGCGGGAACGAGCCAGGCTTCACAGAGGGCAGCAGCAGTGGCTGCTCTCTCCCAAGTTCTCGTTGCTGAGAATCCGAAATCAACTGATACCTCTCCTACAAGAAGATCCACTAGCTCCAACCCAGCAGATGAGA ATGAAGAAGCAGATGCTTCAGAAGAAGCTAGTCATGAAACCAAGGTAGAAGAGGAAGTTTCACCTGCAGTAGAAGAGCCAGAAGCAAAGCAGGAGGAAACAGCGGAGCAAGATGATTCTGTTATAGACGCAAGTGGTGCAACTTTCACCTATGAACAGCTGAGAGCTAAATCTGAAATCCCTGTGACTGGAATCGATTTCAAGCAAAGAGAG GCTTATCTATCTGAGGAAGAGTTCCAGAGTGTGTTTGGGATGGAGAAAGAAGCATTCAACAACTTACCTCGGTGGAAGCAAGATCTGCTCAAGAGGAAATTCGACTTGTTCTAG
- the LOC103866585 gene encoding DTW domain-containing protein 2 — protein MEEEKRRQICSNCDRPKPICICHVIPSEPIATKTEILILHHPHESRHKLNTTPLLVKSLTNITTISGRRLRHHHISASLPKPSRTIYLFPPSPSSPAVTLSDFKSQNRTTSDPPPPVRLIVFDATWKHAKEMVKASEEVLREAGAVRVCLDAGIDESVSGGSIYDSELFLRMEPVGGCVSTAEAVARCLGALEVDGEEIERKLISVLKEMVRLQSEFLKPMRPRPKLLKKRLQNQQEEE, from the coding sequence ATGGAGGAGGAGAAACGCCGTCAGATCTGCAGCAACTGCGACCGTCCAAAACCGATCTGCATCTGCCACGTCATCCCATCGGAACCAATCGCGACGAAGACAGAGATACTCATCCTCCACCATCCACACGAGTCACGCCACAAGCTCAACACCACGCCTCTCCTCGTCAAATCCCTAACCAACATCACCACAATCTCCGGCCGCCGCCTCCGCCACCACCACATCTCCGCCTCTCTCCCTAAACCATCCCGCACGATCTACCTCTTCCCGCCGTCTCCTTCCTCCCCCGCAGTCACCTTATCGGACTTCAAATCCCAAAACCGGACTACCTCGGATCCTCCGCCGCCGGTGAGGCTGATCGTGTTCGACGCGACGTGGAAGCACGCGAAGGAGATGGTGAAGGCGAGCGAGGAGGTTTTGAGAGAAGCGGGGGCCGTGAGGGTGTGTTTGGACGCGGGGATAGACGAGTCCGTGAGCGGGGGAAGCATCTACGATTCGGAGCTGTTTTTGAGGATGGAGCCGGTGGGTGGATGCGTGAGCACGGCGGAGGCGGTTGCACGGTGCCTTGGAGCTTTGGAGGTGGATGGAGAGGAGATAGAGAGGAAGCTGATTAGTGTGTTGAAAGAGATGGTGAGATTGCAATCTGAGTTCTTGAAGCCCATGAGACCAAGGCCCAAGTTGCTGAAGAAGAGATTACAGAATCAGCAAGAGGAAGAATGA
- the LOC103866586 gene encoding probable glycosyltransferase STELLO1, protein MLVQDRYAPAKSQIREIRRFSEPKSLDFSTWVSENLSRIVIISLSIVTVLALFFLYNTTDTASLLCFQTQSTQSLQPLTRPQIKWNSIRVLPDKTSPYSTFVTEKWIVVSVTNYPTEELKTLVKIKGWQVLAVGNSMTPKDWSLKGSIFLSLDAQAELGYRVLDHLPYDSFVRKSVGYLFAIQHGANKIYDADDRGEVIGGDLGKCFDVELVSEPMLQYSHEDPNRTVVNPYIHFGQRSVWPRGLPLENVGEINHEEFYTEVFGGKQFIQQGVSNGLPDVDSVFYFTRKTTLEGFDIRFDEHAPKVALPQGVMVPVNSFNTLYHSSAFWGLMLPVSVSSMASDVLRGYWGQRLLWELGGYVAVYPPTAHRFDRIEAYPFAEEKDLHVNVGRLIKFLIAWRSEKHSLFEKILDLSFAMAEEGFWTEQELKFTSAWLQDLITVGYQQPRLMSLELDRPRANIGHGDRKEFVPRKLPSVHLGVEETGTVSTEIGNLIRWRKNFGNVVLVMFCNGPVERTALEWRLLYGRVFKTVVILSSRKNSDLYVEEAKLDHIYKHLPKIFNRYSSAEGFLFVEDDTVLNYWNLLQADKTKIWTTDKVSKSWTSVNPTGKSDWFSVQAELVKRTVSTMPAHFQVNYKEAAKNNLDALTVCSSEVFYVPKRLVTDFVDLVDLVGDMDLHYKVALPMFFMSMDSPQNFDPVLGSMVYKKKTSSFNSSLSLYSAQAPAVHPWSISSEQDFIKLVGQMAEGDPLLMELV, encoded by the exons ATGTTGGTTCAAGATCGTTATGCGCCGGCGAAGTCTCAGATCAGAGAGATCCGACGATTCAGCGAACCCAAAAGCCTAGACTTTTCCACTTGGGTCTCCGAGAATCTCTCCAGAATCGTCATCATCTCTCTCTCCATCGTCACCGTCTTAgctctcttcttcctctacaACACCACCGACACTGCTTCCCTCCTCTGTTTCCAGACCCAGTCAACTCAGTCTCTCCAGCCCCTCACTCGCCCCCAGATCAAATGGAACTCGATCCGAGTCCTCCCGGATAAGACCTCCCCTTACTCCACCTTCGTCACCGAGAAGTGGATCGTGGTGTCGGTGACTAACTACCCCACCGAGGAGCTTAAGACCTTGGTGAAGATCAAAGGATGGCAGGTTCTAGCGGTTGGAAACTCGATGACCCCTAAGGACTGGAGTCTTAAAGGTTCGATCTTTCTATCTCTAGACGCTCAAGCAGAGCTTGGTTACCGTGTGTTGGATCACTTGCCTTATGACTCTTTCGTGAGGAAGAGCGTTGGCTACTTGTTCGCGATCCAGCACGGTGCTAACAAGATCTACGACGCGGATGATCGTGGTGAAGTGATTGGTGGAGATCTAGGCAAGTGTTTTGACGTTGAGTTAGTTAGTGAACCGATGTTACAGTATAGTCACGAGGATCCTAACAGGACTGTGGTGAATCCCTATATTCATTTTGGACAGCGTTCTGTTTGGCCTAGAGGCTTGCCGTTAGAGAACGTAGGTGAGATCAACCACGAGGAGTTTTACACTGAGGTGTTCGGTGGTAAGCAGTTTATACAGCAAGGGGTTTCAAACGGTTTACCTGATGTTGATTCGGTTTTTTACTTCACTAGGAAGACTACTTTAGAAGGGTTTGATATAAGGTTCGATGAGCATGCTCCTAAGGTGGCTTTGCCTCAAGGTGTGATGGTGCCGGTTAACTCTTTTAACACTCTTTACCATTCGTCCGCGTTTTGGGGGTTGATGCTTCCTGTTTCGGTTAGCTCCATGGCCTCTGATGTGTTGAGAGGGTACTGGGGACAGAGGTTACTGTGGGAGCTTGGTGGTTATGTCGCTGTTTATCCACCTACGGCTCACCGGTTCGATAGAATCGAGGCCTACCCTTTTGCTGAGGAGAAGGATCTTCACGTCAACGTCGGTCGTTTGATCAAGTTCTTGATTGCTTGGAGATCGGAGAAGCACAGTTTATTCGAGAAGATACTTGATCTGAGCTTTGCTATGGCTGAAGAAGGGTTTTGGACAGAGCAGGAGTTGAAATTCACGTCTGCTTGGCTTCAGGATTTGATCACCGTCGGGTACCAACAGCCGAGGCTGATGTCGTTAGAGCTGGACCGTCCGCGAGCAAATATAGGTCATGGGGATAGGAAAGAGTTTGTTCCTAGGAAGCTGCCTTCGGTTCATCTCGGTGTTGAGGAGACGGGCACGGTGAGTACTGAGATAGGGAACTTGATAAGGTGGAGGAAGAACTTTGGGAACGTTGTCCTTGTTATGTTTTGTAATGGTCCTGTTGAACGCACTGCTCTTGAGTGGAGGTTGCTTTATGGAAGAGTGTTCAAGACCGTTGTGATATTGTCTTCTCGGAAGAACTCGGATCTTTATGTTGAAGAAGCCAAACTTGATCACATTTACAA GCATCTACCAAAGATATTCAATCGATACAGCAGCGCAGAAGGGTTCTTGTTTGTTGAAGACGACACAGTCCTCAACTACTGGAATCTACTTCAAGCAGACAAGACTAAGATTTGGACTACAGACAAG GTATCTAAGTCATGGACATCAGTGAACCCAACCGGGAAGTCTGATTGGTTCTCTGTACAAGCAGAGCTAGTGAAGAGAACTGTAAGCACAATGCCGGCTCATTTCCAAGTTAACTACAAGGAAGCAGCCAAGAACAATCTCGACGCCTTAACGGTATGCAGCTCAGAGGTATTCTACGTGCCTAAACGACTTGTAACCGATTTTGTCGACCTTGTTGATCTCGTGGGAGATATGGATTTGCATTACAAAGTGGCTTTACCGATGTTCTTCATGTCCATGGATTCGCCTCAGAACTTTGACCCGGTTCTTGGCTCAATGGTGTATAAGAAGAAGACCTCTTCGTTTAATTCTTCTTTGAGTTTGTATTCTGCTCAAGCGCCTGCTGTTCACCCGTGGAGCATATCGAGTGAgcaagattttattaaactggttGGACAAATGGCTGAAGGCGACCCGTTGTTAATGGAGTTGGTATGA